The Balearica regulorum gibbericeps isolate bBalReg1 chromosome 5, bBalReg1.pri, whole genome shotgun sequence genome window below encodes:
- the APLNR gene encoding apelin receptor: protein MEEATDAYAYGENETECEYTEWGPSLSLLPAIYLLVFLLGTAGNGLVLWTVFKGGRDRRRSADTFIANLAAADLTFVATLPLWAAYAWLGYHWPFGTAACKVSSYLVFVNMYASVFCLTGLSFDRYLAIVRPLATAKLRSRVSGLVATVALWVLAALLALPALVLRRAAALNGDTKITCYMDYGDLAAPGTEGAWEVGLGLSSTALGFVAPFAVMLTCYFFIARTVASHFRRERAEGPRKRKRLLTIITVLVAAFGGCWLPFHLVKTLYVLMDLEVLPWSCGLHAFLNNLHPYCTGIAYINSCLNPFLYAFFDPRFRHACATLLCCRTPGPGTERSASYSSGHSHPPGGKGGPIPGGKLDPATQETLFRA, encoded by the coding sequence ATGGAGGAGGCGACGGACGCCTATGCCTACGGGGAGAACGAGACGGAGTGCGAGTACACTGAGTGGGGCCCCTCGCTGTCCCTGCTGCCCGCCATCTACCTGCTGGTCTTCCTGCTGGGCACGGCGGGCAACGGGCTGGTCCTCTGGACCGTCTTCAAGGGCGGCCGGGACCGCCGGCGCTCGGCTGACACCTTCATCGCCAACCTGGCCGCCGCCGACCTCACCTTCGTGGCCACCCTGCCGCTGTGGGCCGCCTACGCCTGGCTGGGCTACCACTGGCCCTTCGGCACGGCCGCCTGCAAGGTCAGCAGCTACCTGGTCTTTGTCAACATGTACGCCAGCGTCTTCTGCCTGACGGGGCTGAGCTTTGACCGCTACCTGGCCATCGTCCGGCCCCTGGCCACTGCCAAGCTGCGCTCGCGGGTCAGCGGGCTGGTGGCCACGGTGGCCCTGTGGGTGCTGGCGGCTCTGCTGGCCCTGCCGGCCCTGGTGCTGCGGCGGGCGGCCGCCCTCAACGGGGACACCAAGATCACCTGCTACATGGACTACGGGGACCTGGCCGCCCCGGGGACGGAGGGCGCCTGGgaggtggggctggggctctCCTCCACCGCCCTGGGCTTCGTGGCCCCCTTCGCCGTCATGCTGACTTGCTACTTCTTCATCGCCCGCACCGTGGCCAGCCACTTCCGCCGGGAGCGGGCCGAGGGGCCCCGCAAGCGCAAGCGCCTCCTCACCATCATCACGGTGCTGGTGGCCGCCTTCgggggctgctggctgccctTCCACCTGGTCAAGACCCTCTACGTCCTGATGGACCTGGAGGTGCTGCCGTGGTCCTGCGGCCTCCACGCCTTCCTCAACAACCTCCACCCCTACTGCACCGGCATCGCCTACATCAACAGCTGCCTCAACCCCTTCCTCTACGCCTTCTTCGACCCCCGCTTCCGCCATGCCTGCGCCACCCTCCTCTGCTGCCGGACCCCCGGCCCCGGGACCGAGCGCTCCGCCAGCTACTCCTCGGGGCACAGCCACCCCCCCGGCGGCAAGGGGGGGCCGATCCCGGGGGGCAAGCTGGACCCTGCCACTCAGGAGACGCTGTTTCGTGCCTAG
- the NLRP6 gene encoding NACHT, LRR and PYD domains-containing protein 6, which yields MGGCSSRHCALSGNTPKITIEEVLLRALEDLSEQDFKKFRDALADRHLQGQRHIPWGRLEKADRLDTKRLMLSFYGKEEALDMAIAIFERIQCRDKAAMIQEKREEGGKAEWLPTLGLAPLLDSSSPDCQRKYKEAILREFSHIKDQNARMGENVDLHTRYSKLVIVTKHLDEEQREHIMDMGRKHVEIMKEQASSSIAVGDLFKPDSKGWAPKVVVLLGAAGMGKTVTARKIMLDWASDKLFMEFDYVFYIHCREGNLLTPSSSMDDLISQCYPGSNLPVATVLAQPEKLLFVIDGFDELRSSFDLLPCEPCSQPEERQVEDTLSSLLCRKVLPESSLIITTRPAALQKLGKCLVCERYAEILGFSEAERKEYFHTFFQNTEQATAAFQFVRGNETLFTMCLVPIVCWIVCTVVKQQLSRSGGLTQSPKTTTGIYTLYLSALLQSVSSQLKQDMPGVLRRLCCLAADGVWKQKVLFEEKEVQRYALDQREALPLLLNEHIFQRDISCVSTYSFIHLSFQEFFAALFYLLEDEGEARDLPAGPTRDVKELLESHGNSRNFCVLTVRFLFGLLNEEHRRKLEEIGCRITPRITQELLAWLQNSQKTALALLMPEMAVIRNLEVCHCLYELQDQQFVVAALDPFTRVYLQGFNLNHFDQMVLSFSVKNIPKLESLEMGHCSFLWDDPEDCVDPQPAKKACGCIRPARFVDGISGGCLSNAAGASTCPGSRAEPRGSSPHLPCRFSQCQLTSPCCGALAFVISAKPTLTDLDLAGNEDLRDDGVKLLCEGLRCGTCQLQTLRLGCCNITATSCKDLAAVLGAMPSLVQLDLSDNPLEDGGVQELCRALAGPGRSLEKLWLWRCRLTEASCRTLAAVLPASPSLKELHLGENELGDRGVRRLSKGLQDPACRLQILRLWRCRLTKASCRTLAAVLPASPSLKELHLGGNELGDRGVRRLSKGLQDPACRLQILSLWQCRLAGACCTDLCALLSTSQSLQHLDLSENDLGDGSVRLLCETLRNCTCVLKVLWLKKSGLNEETLQKLAALQEVNHNLNIGYI from the exons ATGGGGggatgcagcagcaggcactgcGCCCTGAGCGGAAACACCCCCAAGATCACCATCGAGGAGGTGCTGCTCCGGGCCCTGGAAGACCTCTCCgagcaggattttaaaaaatttcgGGATGCACTGGCGGACAGACACCTGCAGGGCCAGAGGCACATTCCCTGGGGGCGGCTGGAGAAGGCCGACCGGCTGGATACGAAGAGGCTCATGCTGAGTTTCTACGGCAAGGAGGAAGCCCTGGACATGGCAATAGCCATCTTTGAGCGTATCCAATGCCGCGACAAGGCCGCCATGAtccaggaaaagagagaggaaggtgGGAAGGCTGAGTGGCTCCCCA CCTTGGGCCTTGCTCCTCTACTGGATTCATCGTCACCAG ACTGCCAGAGGAAATACAAAGAAGCCATATTGCGGGAGTTCAGCCACATAAAGGACCAAAACGCCCGGATGGGTGAAAACGTGGACCTGCACACCAGGTACTCAAAGCTGGTGATCGTCACCAAGCACCTTGACGAAGAGCAACGGGAGCATATCATGGACATGGGACGGAAGCACGTGGAGATCATGAAGGAACAAGCCAGCTCCTCCATCGCTGTTGGTGACCTCTTCAAGCCTGACTCCAAGGGCTGGGCTCCCAAGGTGGTCGTGCTCCTGGGAGCCGCAGGCATGGGCAAGACGGTGACGGCCAGGAAGATCATGCTAGACTGGGCATCTGACAAGTTGTTCATGGAGTTTGACTACGTCTTCTACATCCACTGCCGGGAGGGCAACCTCCTCACCCCCAGTTCCAGCATGGATGACCTGATCAGCCAGTGCTATCCTGGCAGCAATCTGCCCGTTGCCACGGTGCTGGCGCAGCCGGAGAAGCTCCTCTTCGTGATCGACGGCTTTGATGAGCTGCGCTCTTCCTTTGACTTGCTCCCGTGCGAGCCGTGCTCCCAGCCCGAGGAGAGGCAGGTGGAGGACACCCTGAGCAGCCTCTTGTGCAGGAAGGTCCTGCCCGAGAGCTCCCTGATCATCACCACGAGGCCGGCCGCCCTGCAGAAACTGGGCAAGTGCCTGGTCTGCGAGCGCTACGCTGAAATCCTGGGGTTTTCCGAGGCGGAGAGGAAGGAGTATTTCCACACGTTTTTCCAAAACACGGAGCAGGCGACTGCCGCCTTCCAGTTCGTCAGAGGTAACGAGACGCTCTTCACCATGTGCCTGGTGCCCATCGTGTGCTGGATTGTCTGCACCGTtgtgaagcagcagctcagccgCAGCGGAGGTCTCACCCAAAGCCCGAAGACGACGACAGGGATCTACACCCTTTACCTTTCTGCCCTGCTCCAGTCTGTGAGCAGCCAGCTGAAGCAAGACATGCCCGGGGTGCTCAGGAGGCTGTGCTGCCTGGCAGCCGACGGCGTCTGGAAGCAGAAGGTCCTCTTCGAGGAGAAGGAGGTGCAGAGGTATGCACTGGACCAGCGAGAAGCCCTCCCGCTCCTCCTCAACGAGCACATCTTCCAGAGGGACATCTCCTGTGTCAGCACCTACAGCTTCATCCACCTCAGCTTCCAGGAGTTTTTCGCTGCACTCTTCTACCTGCTGGAAGATGAAGGGGAGGCGAGGGACCTCCCTGCTGGTCCTACCAGGGATgtgaaggagctgctggagagccACGGCAACTCCAGGAACTTCTGCGTGCTAACCGTGCGGTTCCTCTTCGGACTCTTAAATGAGGAACACAGGAGGAAGCTGGAGGAGATCGGGTGTAGAATCACACCCAGGATTACGCAGGAATTACTGGCATGGCTTCAGAACAGCCAGAAAACGGCCCTAGCTCTTCTGATGCCGGAGATGGCGGTGATCCGTAATCTGGAGGTCTGCCACTGTCTGTACGAGCTCCAGGACCAGCAGTTTGTGGTGGCCGCCTTGGACCCTTTCACCAGGGTGTACCTCCAAGGGTTCAATCTTAACCACTTCGATCAAATGGTCCTTTCCTTCAGCGTCAAAAACATCCCCAAGCTGGAGTCGCTTGAAATGGGGCACTGCTCCTTCCTGTGGGACGACCCCGAGGACTGTGTGGACCCGCAGCCGGCCAAGAAGGCCTGTGGATGCATAAG ACCAGCCCGGTTTGTGGACGGCATCAGCGGCGGCTGTCTCAGCAACGCGGCTGGTGCGTCCACGTGTCCGGGCAGCCGTGCCGAGCCCCGCGGCTCCTCTCCACATCTCCCTTGCAGGTTCAGCCAGTGTCAGCTCACAAGCCCCTGCTGCGGGGCTCTGGCCTTTGTTATCAGCGCAAAACCCACGCTGACGGACCTGGACCTGGCTGGGAACGAAGACCTGAGGGACGACGGCGTGAAGCTGCTGTGCGAGGGGCTGAGATGTGGCACCTGCCAGCTGCAGACACTGCG gctgggctgctgcaACATCACGGCCACCAGCTGCAAGGACCTGGCCGCCGTGCTGGGTGCCATGCCCAGCCTGGTGCAGCTGGACCTGAGCGACAATCCTCTGGAGGATGGCGGCGTGCAGGAGCTGTGCAGGGCACTGGCCGGACCCGGCCGCAGCCTGGAAAAGCTCTG GCTGTGGCGGTGCCGGCTGACGGAGGCGAGCTGCAGGACTCTCGCTGCGGTgctccccgccagccccagcctgaAGGAGCTGCACCTGGGGGAAAACGAGCTGGGGGACAGAGGTGTGCGGCGGCTGAGCAAGGGCCTGCAGGATCCTGCCTGCCGGCTGCAGATACTGag GCTGTGGCGGTGCCGGCTGACGAAGGCGAGCTGCAGGACTCTCGCCGCGGTgctccccgccagccccagcctgaAGGAGCTGCACCTGGGGGGCAACGAGCTGGGGGACAGAGGTGTGCGGCGACTGAGCAAGGGCCTGCAGGATCCTGCCTGCCGGCTGCAGATACTGag cctgtgGCAGTGCCGACTCGCCGGCGCCTGCTGCACGGACCTCTGCGccctgctcagcaccagccAGAGCTTGCAACATCTGGACCTGAGCGAGAACGACCTGGGAGACGGCAGCGTGCGGCTGCTGTGCGAGACGCTCAGGAATTGCACCTGCGTCTTGAAGGTGCTGTG GCTGAAGAAATCTGGGTTAAATGAAGAGACGTTACAGAagctggctgctctgcaagAAGTAAACCACAACCTGAATATAGGATACATTTGA
- the LRRC55 gene encoding leucine-rich repeat-containing protein 55, giving the protein MLLGPWLVAAAAAVAVAAGAGAGCPVLCTCRGQAVDCSGQRLFSVPPELPLDTGNLSLAHNRIASIPPGYLACYGQLRALDLRNNSLAALPAGLFLGARRLAHLDLSYNNFSLVAADMFLEASGLLRLDLSHNPGLRRVHPQAFRGLAQLRELDLSYGGLSAISLDALEGLPGLVGLRLGGNPWVCGCAMEPFLKWLRGRIQRCASDSQLAECRAPPEVAGAPLLSLTEESFQACHLTLTLDDYLFIAFVGFVVSIASVATNFLLGITANCCHRWSKASEDEDV; this is encoded by the exons ATGCTGCTGGGCCCCTGGCTggtggcggcagcggcggcggtggcggtaGCGGCGGGCGCCGGGGCGGGCTGCCCGGTGCTGTGCACGTGCCGCGGGCAAGCGGTGGACTGCAGCGGGCAGCGGCTCTTCTCGGTGCCCCCTGAGCTACCGCTGGACACCGGCAACCTCAGCCTGGCCCACAACCGCATCGCCAGCATCCCGCCGGGCTACCTGGCCTGCTACGGCCAGCTGCGGGCCCTCGACCTGCGCAACAACTCGCTGGCGGCTCTGCCGGCCGGGCTCTTCCTGGGCGCCCGCCGCCTGGCGCACCTCGACCTCAGCTACAACAACTTCAGCCTGGTGGCGGCCGACATGTTCCTGGAGGCCAGCGGGCTGCTGCGCCTCGACCTCAGCCACAACCCCGGCCTGCGGCGGGTGCACCCCCAGGCCTTCCGGGGCCTGGCACAGCTGCGGGAGCTGGACCTCAGCTACGGGGGGCTGTCGGCCATCAGCCTCGACGCCCTGgaggggctgccggggctggtGGGCCTCCGCCTGGGCGGCAACCCCTGGGTGTGCGGCTGCGCCATGGAGCCCTTCCTCAAGTGGCTGCGGGGACGCATCCAGCGCTGCGCGTCGG ATTCGCAGCTGGCCGAGTGCCGGGCCCCCCCCGAGGTGGCGGGAGCCCCCCTGCTCTCCCTGACGGAGGAGAGCTTCCAGGCCTGCCACCTCACCCTGACGCTGGACGACTATCTCTTCATCGCCTTCGTCGGCTTCGTCGTCTCCATCGCCTCGGTGGCCACCAACTTCCTGCTGGGCATCACGGCCAACTGCTGCCACCGCTGGAGCAAGGCCAGCGAGGACGAGGACGTTTAG